In a genomic window of Thermoproteus tenax Kra 1:
- a CDS encoding DUF371 domain-containing protein yields the protein MPVAEDVIIARGHVNIRATNRRTLEITKDPYVTSRGDCIVACCADKAGPDLSQEVLALLRLRGNVMVEIEVGGLSEIIIGKTPMAEPRNPYRLVIRKSNYVDDSTLAVQADKSAADLPRPLVSLLRKGIIVRVKVRVWTYEGF from the coding sequence ATGCCTGTTGCCGAGGATGTGATAATCGCGCGAGGTCACGTGAACATAAGGGCAACTAATCGACGGACGCTCGAGATAACTAAGGATCCCTATGTCACAAGCAGAGGCGACTGCATAGTGGCTTGTTGTGCCGACAAGGCCGGTCCGGACCTATCCCAGGAGGTTTTGGCTCTCTTGAGGTTGCGCGGCAATGTGATGGTCGAGATAGAGGTAGGCGGGCTCTCGGAGATCATAATCGGCAAGACGCCCATGGCCGAACCCAGAAATCCGTACAGACTTGTGATCAGAAAGAGCAATTACGTCGATGACTCTACCTTGGCGGTGCAAGCCGATAAATCTGCCGCCGACCTTCCCCGACCTCTCGTGAGTCTGTTACGAAAGGGAATTATAGTGAGGGTTAAAGTAAGGGTATGGACATACGAGGGCTTTTAG
- a CDS encoding phosphatidate cytidylyltransferase: MDIRGLLVRKAFHIIGVILLATPFLAGVSENYISIYYALLALVAGVFYSIQIKRPQLLLELRADIFRSLQSMFENLERLVPVQRSDLKIQYDEIIIMIERAIEEAERDYEKRGGYLGLLMGAVGVLISYTIFGFVYLLPAIIGLAIYDTFSALVGSAFGRHRLPRAHATVEGVLGGSIPTFVALMWANYGVLGSLIITLFVVFAEAYGIEDNLTIPIAASLAAFLMARAPI, translated from the coding sequence ATGGACATACGAGGGCTTTTAGTGAGAAAGGCCTTTCATATAATTGGAGTTATCCTATTGGCTACGCCCTTTTTGGCAGGGGTCTCTGAAAACTATATCTCGATCTACTATGCCCTATTGGCGTTAGTCGCTGGAGTGTTCTACTCTATACAGATCAAGAGACCTCAGCTCCTTCTGGAGTTGAGGGCAGATATCTTCAGGAGCCTTCAGAGCATGTTCGAGAACTTAGAGAGACTTGTGCCAGTACAGAGATCCGACTTGAAAATACAATATGACGAAATAATCATTATGATAGAGCGAGCTATCGAGGAGGCTGAGCGAGACTACGAGAAGCGCGGCGGCTATCTGGGGCTGTTGATGGGCGCCGTCGGCGTTCTTATATCCTATACTATATTTGGTTTTGTCTATCTGTTGCCCGCTATTATAGGCCTCGCTATATATGATACGTTCTCGGCTTTGGTGGGATCGGCGTTTGGCAGACACAGATTGCCGAGGGCTCACGCAACGGTAGAGGGCGTATTGGGCGGATCTATTCCCACTTTTGTAGCGCTTATGTGGGCCAACTACGGCGTCTTGGGCTCGCTGATTATTACATTATTTGTCGTATTTGCCGAGGCGTACGGAATAGAGGACAATCTAACTATACCCATAGCCGCCTCTCTGGCCGCCTTCTTAATGGCCAGAGCTCCTATCTGA
- a CDS encoding PIN domain/Zn-ribbon domain-containing protein — protein MSCYVIDSSALFHARDMRIFTGSRLLTTKQVADEVKDPRAQAALELLGIEVVEVDDKRVRPLKLRAPNLSDADLSLLALALDTGCVLLTDDVELAKTARRMGVRAKGFYFVR, from the coding sequence ATGAGTTGCTACGTAATAGACTCAAGCGCGCTGTTTCATGCGCGGGATATGAGGATATTCACTGGCTCGCGTCTGTTAACGACTAAACAAGTGGCGGACGAGGTCAAAGACCCCAGAGCTCAAGCTGCCCTTGAACTTTTAGGGATTGAGGTCGTAGAGGTCGACGACAAGAGGGTGAGGCCGCTTAAGTTGAGGGCGCCAAACTTAAGCGACGCAGATCTCTCTCTCCTCGCATTGGCTCTTGACACAGGTTGTGTGCTTTTAACAGATGATGTCGAGTTGGCCAAGACGGCTAGGAGAATGGGCGTTAGAGCAAAGGGGTTCTATTTCGTCAGATAG
- a CDS encoding NAD(+)/NADH kinase → MIAITYRADLADAARKLKSLLNASELDCSNKPEKVVVLGGDGTLLETIHRYPCVLDSLVFHIGGGRINFYRTVRVGEMSFEEIAKRIAAENYNIIDFSLINTKKCFALNEIIIRNLNYKKLLMFKISSNSFSISGRADGVVIATPHGSTGYAVSAGGPIVDVKLDALIISFIAPYTLYLRPLVVPPETIEITTYNDAELSCDGYEEEHGREFVVNKSDRRLHLAVFGEFDYYERVSQRLISL, encoded by the coding sequence GTGATCGCAATAACGTATAGAGCCGATCTAGCCGACGCGGCAAGGAAGCTGAAGTCGCTGCTGAACGCGTCGGAGCTCGACTGCTCTAATAAGCCAGAGAAGGTCGTGGTTCTAGGCGGCGATGGTACGTTGTTAGAGACGATACATAGATACCCTTGCGTATTAGACTCGCTGGTTTTTCATATCGGCGGCGGCCGTATAAATTTCTATAGAACTGTAAGAGTTGGTGAGATGTCCTTCGAGGAAATCGCTAAGCGGATTGCAGCAGAAAATTACAATATAATAGATTTTTCATTAATAAATACAAAGAAATGTTTTGCATTAAACGAAATAATAATTAGAAATTTAAATTATAAAAAATTATTAATGTTTAAAATATCGAGCAATTCTTTCTCTATAAGCGGAAGAGCCGACGGCGTTGTGATAGCGACTCCTCACGGTTCCACGGGCTACGCCGTCTCGGCGGGCGGACCCATAGTGGACGTCAAGCTTGATGCCCTCATTATTTCGTTTATTGCACCATATACTCTGTATTTAAGACCTCTGGTCGTTCCGCCAGAGACAATAGAGATCACTACGTATAACGACGCCGAACTCTCGTGCGACGGATACGAGGAGGAGCACGGCAGAGAGTTCGTAGTGAATAAAAGCGATAGGAGACTACATCTGGCCGTTTTCGGCGAATTCGACTATTATGAGCGAGTAAGTCAACGCCTCATATCTCTATGA
- a CDS encoding Mut7-C RNAse domain-containing protein — protein MARRPREVCRYKGGAAPNCVVVDAMLGWLARWLRIIGIDTAYGDAPDEELARTSCLLVTRDRALFERRRGPALLLLTEDHVEWLSALIHLLNVKPFVESRCPKCNTVLREAPCSDAEALVGHKIYSNRCWICPNCGSVYWEGSHWRGLRTTVKEALQRDVRCEKTF, from the coding sequence ATGGCGCGGAGACCCAGGGAGGTCTGTCGCTACAAAGGCGGTGCAGCGCCCAATTGTGTCGTCGTCGACGCAATGTTGGGGTGGTTGGCCAGATGGCTGAGGATCATAGGCATAGATACCGCGTACGGCGATGCCCCCGACGAGGAGCTAGCTAGAACCAGCTGTCTGTTAGTCACCAGAGATAGAGCGTTGTTCGAGAGGAGGCGCGGCCCCGCCCTCCTTCTCTTGACCGAGGACCATGTGGAGTGGCTCTCGGCCTTGATCCATCTGTTGAATGTGAAGCCTTTTGTCGAGAGCAGATGTCCTAAGTGCAATACAGTCCTTAGAGAGGCGCCGTGTAGCGATGCTGAGGCTTTAGTGGGCCATAAAATATACTCAAACAGATGCTGGATCTGCCCCAATTGTGGCTCAGTATATTGGGAGGGTAGCCATTGGCGCGGCCTGCGAACTACAGTAAAGGAGGCATTACAGAGGGATGTGCGTTGCGAGAAAACATTTTAA
- the rqcH gene encoding ribosome rescue protein RqcH encodes MKTSLTIVDLYASAREMRNLIGRRVENIYKTPSGYLFKFAGGSYLIIDETRASLTGVLGERDYRGAETLRGLLRDEKLDDVTVPRFDKILVLKFGEVDLIAELLKPFNLIAVKGGKIVWLDHYYRGKDRELKTGVPYSYPPMPYVDPLAQRDAALRALAEGKDLRRALSRELGLGPEVAEEVYQRSSGNADRALAVLEELIREVTLGQLRPTLYVLNGVPVTVTPIRFISINADATEEFDTFWKALDKYFIEIELRKAVEKKTANITSRRQKLEQTIKSLEVEIEEYRRKGEELRRIAQTMMNIKYELEDLMGRLNTATDVENESIRIIDVDRKRREAVLETSGIKFVVKLDLPVGKQISSMFEKAKEYLRKAEKAEETLRRLRAELERLEEQRAELERSIKEGVVRVAERSWFERYRWTATSRKTPVLGGRDASQNEILVKKYLRDNYLFFHADIPGASVVITRPIEDQLELLEVAQFAASYSKAWKAGIHSIDVFYVFGSQVSKQPPSGEYLARGSFMIYGTRNYIRHVRLELAIGVRRDGDIKRVVVAPEKSIKMLAHRYVVVTPGSSEKGKVAKDIAKRLDAEGLLDDLVMALPGPSSVQEWGSGEPMPWEEIKAMFSTW; translated from the coding sequence ATGAAGACGTCTCTCACGATAGTCGATCTTTACGCCTCGGCGAGAGAGATGAGGAATTTGATCGGCAGACGCGTGGAGAACATTTACAAAACGCCGTCGGGGTACCTCTTTAAGTTCGCCGGAGGGTCGTATCTAATAATCGACGAGACCAGAGCGTCGTTGACGGGAGTGTTGGGGGAGAGAGACTACAGAGGGGCCGAGACGCTAAGGGGGCTCCTGCGCGATGAAAAGCTGGACGATGTAACAGTGCCGAGATTCGACAAGATCTTGGTGCTCAAGTTCGGTGAAGTCGACCTGATCGCGGAACTGCTGAAGCCCTTCAACTTGATAGCCGTCAAAGGCGGCAAGATCGTCTGGCTGGACCACTACTATAGGGGTAAGGATAGAGAGTTGAAAACAGGCGTGCCTTACTCGTATCCTCCCATGCCCTACGTCGACCCCCTGGCCCAGAGGGACGCTGCGTTGAGAGCTCTAGCTGAGGGGAAAGACTTGAGGAGGGCCCTCTCCAGAGAGCTCGGGTTGGGGCCTGAGGTCGCCGAGGAGGTCTATCAGAGGTCCTCGGGCAACGCCGATAGGGCCCTCGCGGTGTTGGAGGAGCTAATACGAGAGGTCACGTTGGGCCAACTGAGACCTACACTGTATGTCTTAAACGGCGTGCCTGTCACCGTAACTCCCATCAGATTTATCTCAATCAACGCGGACGCAACGGAGGAGTTCGACACGTTCTGGAAGGCCCTGGATAAATACTTCATTGAGATCGAGCTCAGGAAAGCCGTCGAAAAGAAAACTGCTAACATCACAAGTAGGAGGCAGAAGTTGGAGCAGACAATAAAATCGCTTGAGGTCGAAATAGAGGAATATAGAAGGAAGGGGGAGGAACTAAGGAGAATTGCCCAGACTATGATGAACATTAAGTACGAGCTGGAGGACTTGATGGGCCGTTTGAATACTGCAACCGATGTCGAAAATGAAAGTATACGTATAATTGACGTAGACAGAAAGAGGAGGGAGGCCGTATTGGAGACCTCAGGCATTAAGTTCGTTGTAAAGTTGGATCTGCCGGTGGGGAAACAGATATCGTCTATGTTCGAGAAGGCCAAAGAGTATCTCAGGAAGGCTGAAAAAGCTGAGGAGACCCTTAGGAGGTTGAGGGCTGAGTTAGAGCGATTGGAGGAACAGAGAGCCGAGCTGGAGAGGTCCATTAAGGAGGGAGTCGTGAGAGTTGCGGAGAGGTCGTGGTTCGAGAGATACCGGTGGACTGCGACCAGCAGAAAGACCCCGGTCCTCGGGGGGAGGGACGCCTCGCAGAACGAGATATTGGTCAAGAAATACCTGAGGGATAACTACCTCTTCTTTCACGCGGACATACCCGGCGCCTCTGTCGTCATAACAAGGCCCATTGAGGATCAACTAGAGCTATTAGAGGTAGCGCAGTTTGCGGCGTCCTACAGCAAGGCTTGGAAGGCCGGCATACACTCAATCGACGTATTTTATGTGTTTGGTAGCCAAGTGAGCAAGCAGCCGCCCTCAGGGGAGTATCTGGCCAGAGGCTCCTTCATGATCTATGGGACCAGGAATTACATAAGACACGTCAGATTGGAGTTGGCGATAGGCGTAAGGAGAGACGGAGACATAAAACGTGTAGTGGTGGCCCCTGAGAAGTCGATCAAGATGTTGGCCCATAGGTACGTAGTAGTAACCCCCGGCTCCTCTGAGAAAGGCAAGGTGGCAAAGGATATAGCCAAGAGATTAGACGCCGAGGGGCTCCTGGATGACCTCGTGATGGCGTTGCCGGGGCCCTCCAGCGTGCAGGAATGGGGCTCCGGCGAGCCAATGCCGTGGGAAGAAATAAAGGCCATGTTTTCAACTTGGTGA
- a CDS encoding TIM barrel protein: MAKVWLGPAGIPKFIKKAKDTADGVRVVRELGLNAMEVEFVQGVRMSPEAAEKVGEVAREARVRLSVHAPYFINLCSDDKEKVEASMKRLWDSVDRAHRMGAWIVVFHAAYYGKGGPDVCYDNVRMRLGELLDSMKEEGINDVVLGVEITARNNQFGSIEETFGLAKELRGVRPVVDWGHLFARNGGSIDYGSVLDLWKDTFGEEVMHTHFTSVKYRNGRYVDEHEPVSVNRPPFEPLAKELSVREINISIVCESPLLDQDALFMKDILEKYGIRLV, translated from the coding sequence ATGGCTAAGGTCTGGTTGGGCCCCGCTGGAATTCCTAAGTTTATCAAAAAGGCTAAGGATACAGCTGACGGCGTCAGAGTGGTCAGAGAGTTGGGCTTGAACGCAATGGAGGTAGAGTTTGTCCAAGGAGTGAGGATGAGCCCAGAGGCCGCCGAAAAGGTGGGCGAGGTGGCTAGAGAGGCTAGAGTGAGGTTGTCCGTCCACGCGCCCTACTTCATAAACCTCTGCTCGGACGATAAAGAGAAGGTGGAGGCCTCGATGAAGAGGCTATGGGATTCTGTCGATAGAGCCCATAGGATGGGCGCCTGGATAGTAGTATTTCACGCTGCCTATTACGGTAAAGGAGGGCCCGATGTATGTTACGATAACGTAAGGATGAGGCTCGGAGAACTCCTGGACTCCATGAAGGAGGAGGGCATAAACGATGTGGTGCTCGGAGTCGAGATTACGGCGAGGAACAACCAGTTCGGCAGCATTGAGGAGACGTTCGGGCTTGCCAAGGAGCTTAGGGGCGTGAGACCCGTCGTAGACTGGGGCCACCTCTTCGCGCGCAACGGGGGGTCGATCGATTACGGTAGCGTCCTAGATCTGTGGAAGGACACGTTCGGCGAAGAAGTTATGCATACCCACTTTACCTCAGTTAAATACAGAAATGGGAGATATGTCGACGAGCATGAGCCCGTCTCAGTCAACAGGCCTCCGTTCGAGCCTCTCGCCAAGGAGTTGAGCGTTAGAGAGATCAATATATCCATAGTGTGCGAGTCCCCCCTATTGGACCAAGATGCGTTGTTTATGAAGGATATCCTTGAAAAATACGGCATACGCCTAGTCTGA
- the truD gene encoding tRNA pseudouridine(13) synthase TruD, producing MIPAPEFDRSLGIELYMTDTEPCGGRIKERPEDFIVEEVLEGGHLIAISGAELPRSRPGPWLLVHVVKRDVDTLKLIEELRKTLKLKGDEIKIGGIKDARAVASHVISLYKIRPEDLPRIPGVVYKDFAYADAPITPARIEGNKFTVVIRETDCGCALKTAELLRNVPIANYYGYQRFGTIRPTSHLLGRALVKRDPEEFLNVMFCKIFEGESELVKEARLLACRGDYDKALEKMPKSMLEERALLKALSSGQSLWNAIAAIPRNILKIYLEAYQAYLFNRMLSLRLREGIATMPDDLVMLGNYPILASHAGGAGIPVLPVPGAGIVVPESRAREYLRKILREEGLELQDFAAVRVSVSGSYRRVFVEPRDLAYSCKGGEMTISFILPRGSYATLILREIVKPRTPHLHGF from the coding sequence ATGATACCAGCGCCTGAGTTTGATAGATCATTGGGCATAGAACTGTATATGACTGACACAGAGCCGTGTGGGGGCAGGATTAAGGAAAGGCCAGAGGACTTCATCGTAGAAGAGGTCTTGGAGGGCGGACATTTGATTGCAATCTCGGGAGCTGAGCTGCCGCGCTCAAGGCCTGGGCCTTGGTTGCTTGTCCACGTAGTTAAACGGGATGTGGACACGTTGAAGCTTATAGAGGAGCTGAGAAAAACGCTGAAGCTCAAGGGGGACGAGATTAAAATCGGCGGTATAAAGGACGCGAGAGCTGTGGCGTCCCACGTGATCTCTCTTTACAAAATAAGGCCAGAGGATCTTCCCAGGATACCTGGCGTCGTCTACAAAGACTTCGCCTATGCTGACGCCCCTATAACTCCAGCGAGGATAGAAGGTAATAAATTCACAGTAGTAATCCGAGAGACCGACTGTGGTTGCGCGCTTAAGACGGCCGAGCTTCTGCGGAATGTCCCCATAGCTAACTACTACGGCTATCAGCGCTTCGGCACAATAAGGCCGACCTCTCACCTCTTGGGACGCGCCTTAGTGAAGAGGGATCCTGAAGAGTTCCTCAACGTAATGTTCTGTAAAATCTTCGAGGGAGAGTCTGAGTTGGTTAAGGAGGCTCGCCTTCTGGCATGTCGCGGCGACTACGACAAGGCCTTAGAAAAAATGCCGAAGTCCATGCTTGAGGAGAGGGCCCTTCTCAAAGCTCTGTCCTCAGGCCAGAGCCTGTGGAACGCCATAGCGGCGATTCCTCGCAATATTCTCAAAATATACCTAGAAGCGTATCAAGCGTATCTGTTCAATAGGATGTTGTCGTTAAGGCTGAGAGAGGGGATTGCCACTATGCCAGATGACTTAGTGATGTTGGGGAACTATCCAATATTGGCATCTCATGCCGGCGGCGCGGGTATACCGGTTTTGCCGGTACCGGGCGCCGGCATCGTAGTGCCCGAGAGCAGAGCGAGGGAGTACCTCAGGAAGATCCTCCGCGAGGAGGGCCTAGAGCTTCAAGACTTCGCCGCAGTTAGAGTGAGCGTGTCCGGCTCCTACAGAAGGGTCTTCGTAGAGCCTAGAGATCTAGCCTACAGTTGCAAGGGCGGTGAGATGACAATATCGTTTATATTGCCCAGAGGTAGCTATGCGACTTTGATACTTAGAGAGATCGTAAAGCCTCGGACGCCCCATCTGCACGGCTTCTAG
- a CDS encoding DUF362 domain-containing protein has translation MLQVLGPDQLPDIPNKDALLLLAVHSYIPVPSNPRPEIIEAVLERLQGRDITITFSMSKSYFEKAVKILGLEKLAAKYRAKILQVQGNARERLELQSPTGKKVVVKALQQAFDDSLMKIALAMPVSHSQTILYLSMPTASLNVIDPKDLQNLYEGFRHLYKYISDIYKQEKNIVCLIDGKFVVEGDGPVKGFQRYWGLTIYGDNCGEVDYATAWGLGVQPLDIGYIYFYFDGREPAIEMPKTLAENRTKIKLSSNVGIQLSWKRQR, from the coding sequence GTGCTCCAGGTTTTGGGCCCCGACCAACTTCCAGATATACCTAATAAGGACGCACTGCTGCTCCTCGCCGTCCATAGCTATATCCCAGTCCCCTCGAATCCCCGCCCGGAGATTATCGAGGCGGTCTTGGAGAGATTACAAGGCCGCGATATAACTATAACTTTCTCTATGTCTAAAAGCTATTTCGAAAAGGCAGTAAAGATCCTAGGTCTCGAGAAGTTGGCGGCAAAATATAGGGCAAAGATCCTTCAAGTACAGGGTAATGCAAGGGAGAGGCTAGAGCTACAATCGCCCACGGGCAAAAAGGTGGTAGTCAAAGCGCTTCAACAAGCTTTTGACGATTCTCTAATGAAGATAGCATTGGCTATGCCAGTCAGTCATTCCCAGACAATCTTGTATTTGAGCATGCCCACGGCATCCCTCAATGTGATCGATCCAAAGGATCTCCAGAACTTATATGAGGGATTTAGACATCTCTATAAGTATATATCAGATATTTATAAACAAGAGAAAAATATAGTTTGTCTAATAGATGGAAAATTTGTCGTAGAGGGTGATGGGCCGGTCAAGGGCTTTCAGCGGTATTGGGGGCTAACGATCTACGGGGACAATTGCGGTGAGGTCGACTATGCGACAGCCTGGGGCCTCGGCGTTCAGCCTCTAGATATCGGCTATATATATTTCTACTTTGACGGGAGGGAACCCGCCATAGAAATGCCTAAGACGCTCGCGGAGAACAGAACTAAGATAAAACTTTCCTCAAACGTCGGCATTCAGCTGAGCTGGAAGCGGCAACGCTAG
- a CDS encoding 50S ribosomal protein L14 has protein sequence MAKRGGKRQVGAGYRFHVTPGIFLNSVVPVADNSGAKLVRVVGVVGHISKGTHRRVKGAGVGDMVVVVVKEGKPEMRKQLFRAIVVRQRKPFRRPDGTWVAFEDNAVVLITPEGDPKGTEIRGPVAMEAALRWPSIANLASIVV, from the coding sequence ATGGCCAAGAGAGGCGGAAAGCGTCAGGTAGGAGCCGGCTACCGTTTCCACGTGACTCCGGGCATCTTCCTGAACAGCGTAGTGCCCGTTGCAGACAACTCTGGGGCCAAGCTAGTGAGAGTCGTTGGAGTCGTTGGCCACATATCTAAAGGCACTCACAGGAGGGTCAAGGGCGCAGGCGTGGGAGATATGGTGGTTGTCGTGGTTAAGGAGGGGAAGCCGGAGATGAGGAAACAGCTGTTTAGAGCGATCGTGGTCAGACAGCGCAAGCCCTTCAGGAGACCTGACGGAACATGGGTAGCGTTTGAGGACAACGCAGTAGTTCTGATAACGCCGGAGGGTGATCCCAAGGGCACTGAGATCAGAGGGCCTGTAGCGATGGAGGCGGCGCTTAGATGGCCCAGCATAGCTAATCTAGCCAGTATCGTGGTATAG
- the ahcY gene encoding adenosylhomocysteinase: MEYKVKDISLASRGRQLIYWAERNMPVLMRIRERFERERPLAGITIAASLHVTKETAVLVRTLARGGARVALVPSNPLSTQDEVAAALAEEGVAVYAWRGMNEREYYNAIGFALSFSPDITMDDGADLTASVHKLAYGASDDTVQHIRETAGSIDLAKLASRIRGGTEETTTGVIRLKALHREGKLLYPIIAVNESYTKYLFDNRYGTGQSTWDGILRATNMLVAGKVVVVAGYGWVGRGIATRARGLGARRVIVTEVNPVRALEAVFDGFEVMPISRAAEIGDVFITATGDVRVISLDHILRMKDGAILANAGHFNVEIDVEGLERVARSKRTIRPYLEEYELPNGKRVYLIGEGRLVNLVAAEGHPSEVMDMSFANQALAAEYLVKNKLGVGVYKLPDELDVEVAKLKLSSMGIEIDELTEEQRRYITSWELGT, encoded by the coding sequence ATGGAATATAAGGTTAAGGATATCTCCCTAGCATCAAGGGGTCGTCAGTTGATATACTGGGCAGAGCGGAACATGCCCGTGCTTATGAGGATAAGAGAGAGGTTCGAGAGAGAGAGGCCGTTGGCAGGCATTACCATAGCGGCCTCTCTCCATGTGACTAAGGAGACGGCTGTTCTCGTGAGGACGTTGGCCAGAGGCGGCGCCCGGGTGGCCTTAGTGCCCTCCAATCCGCTATCAACTCAGGACGAAGTGGCTGCCGCGCTCGCTGAAGAGGGTGTTGCTGTATACGCTTGGAGAGGGATGAACGAGCGAGAGTATTACAACGCGATAGGCTTTGCTCTATCTTTCAGCCCCGACATAACTATGGACGACGGCGCCGATCTAACGGCCTCTGTACATAAGTTGGCCTACGGAGCCTCCGACGACACTGTCCAACACATAAGAGAGACGGCGGGGAGCATAGACCTCGCCAAATTGGCGAGCAGAATAAGAGGAGGCACGGAGGAGACCACCACGGGAGTGATAAGGCTTAAGGCGCTTCATAGGGAGGGCAAGTTGCTCTATCCCATAATAGCTGTGAACGAGTCCTATACGAAATATCTATTCGACAACAGGTACGGCACGGGCCAGTCGACGTGGGACGGAATACTGAGGGCTACCAACATGTTAGTTGCCGGCAAGGTAGTTGTCGTGGCTGGCTACGGATGGGTAGGCCGGGGCATCGCGACAAGGGCTAGAGGTCTCGGGGCGCGCAGAGTTATAGTTACCGAGGTCAACCCGGTCAGAGCTCTCGAGGCAGTTTTCGACGGCTTTGAGGTAATGCCTATATCGAGAGCGGCCGAGATAGGCGACGTCTTTATAACGGCCACGGGAGATGTCAGAGTGATAAGCCTCGATCATATTCTGAGGATGAAGGACGGAGCCATTTTGGCCAATGCTGGACACTTCAACGTAGAAATAGACGTGGAGGGCTTAGAGAGAGTGGCGAGGTCGAAAAGGACTATTAGGCCGTACTTGGAGGAGTACGAATTGCCGAACGGCAAGAGGGTGTACCTTATAGGAGAGGGCAGACTTGTCAACCTAGTAGCAGCCGAGGGACACCCCAGTGAGGTCATGGACATGTCTTTTGCCAATCAAGCGCTAGCCGCCGAGTACCTAGTGAAGAACAAACTGGGCGTCGGGGTCTACAAGCTCCCCGACGAATTAGACGTGGAGGTGGCCAAGCTAAAGCTGTCCTCCATGGGTATAGAGATAGACGAGCTCACGGAGGAGCAGAGAAGATATATAACCAGTTGGGAGCTGGGGACTTAA
- a CDS encoding B3/4 domain-containing protein, translating into MEIKNFVSDTGVRVAYQVVNNVDNSRRPEGLDELIKSVEEEIRRSLRLDDLKDNAIIRIYRDFYWRVIGIDPTKQRPAQEALLRRVLRGEPLPRINPAVDIGNVASIKWLLPVGLYDIDKIGGGVLELRWSRGETFYPIGGKPMQVDRQIVLASEDKVLHIYPYRDSVLTKVDEGTKNILIVVAGLKGIEDERLRECANFISKNMERYLGGRAGDIKLV; encoded by the coding sequence ATGGAGATCAAGAACTTTGTAAGCGATACTGGAGTAAGAGTGGCGTACCAAGTGGTCAATAACGTGGACAACTCGCGGCGCCCGGAGGGGCTCGACGAACTGATAAAGTCAGTGGAGGAGGAGATCCGGAGATCTCTTCGGCTCGACGACCTCAAGGACAACGCCATAATTAGGATCTACCGCGACTTCTACTGGCGCGTGATAGGCATTGATCCCACTAAACAGAGGCCTGCTCAAGAGGCGCTCCTGCGAAGAGTCCTGAGAGGTGAGCCATTGCCCCGGATAAATCCGGCCGTAGACATAGGCAATGTAGCCTCTATCAAATGGCTTCTCCCGGTGGGTCTATACGATATAGACAAAATAGGAGGCGGCGTCCTAGAGCTACGTTGGTCGAGAGGCGAGACGTTCTACCCCATAGGAGGTAAGCCTATGCAGGTCGACAGACAGATAGTGCTGGCCTCAGAGGATAAAGTGTTGCACATCTACCCTTACAGAGACAGCGTGTTGACTAAGGTCGATGAAGGAACCAAGAATATACTCATAGTGGTCGCTGGGCTGAAGGGCATTGAGGACGAGCGTCTTAGGGAGTGCGCCAACTTTATATCAAAAAACATGGAGAGGTATTTGGGAGGTAGAGCTGGAGACATCAAGCTAGTTTGA